One Phoenix dactylifera cultivar Barhee BC4 unplaced genomic scaffold, palm_55x_up_171113_PBpolish2nd_filt_p 000026F, whole genome shotgun sequence genomic window carries:
- the LOC103716939 gene encoding uncharacterized protein LOC103716939: protein MEGNLQQVDNNANNPSLAAVGVDDSKEEEEHARVVGPGSDRSKRDEWSEGAVASLLDVYEAKWVLRNRAKLKGHDWEDVARVVAAQSGSARPAKTPTQCKNKVESMKKRYRSESAAGGRSRWPLFARLDGLVRCRSPTTALVSVDRPPGRPAPSSHSPEPNVAAVAKQAECEETKGKEHVNEIHKEHCNMQPYDPCDGKQKINDRKKRRMREREEKESWKVMESIQWLAEVALRVEQGRMEAMREVERMRAQAEAKKGEMDLKQTEIIANTQLQIAKLLVGKDDNVDSSLRIGRGK, encoded by the exons ATGGAAGGAAACTTGCAACAGGTTGACAACAATGCTAATAATCCGTCTCTTGCTGCCGTTGGTGTTGATGAttcgaaggaggaggaggagcatgCGAGGGTGGTTGGACCGGGTTCCGACCGGTCGAAGAGGGACGAGTGGAGCGAGGGGGCGGTGGCGAGCCTCTTGGACGTGTACGAGGCCAAATGGGTGCTCCGGAACCGGGCCAAGCTCAAGGGCCATGATTGGGAGGACGTGGCCCGAGTCGTCGCGGCCCAATCCGGTTCGGCCCGGCCGGCCAAGACGCCGACCCAGTGCAAGAACAAGGTGGAGTCCATGAAGAAGCGGTACCGGTCCGAGTCGGCCGCTGGGGGCAGGTCTAGGTGGCCGCTCTTCGCCCGGCTCGACGGTCTGGTCCGGTGCCGGTCCCCGACCACGGCTTTGGTCTCGGTCGACCGGCCACCGGGGAGACCCGCTCCGTCATCGCACTCGCCGGAGCCTAACGTGGCAGCGGTGGCAAAGCAG GCTGAATGTGAAGAAACCAAAGGCAAGGAACATGTCAATGAGATTCACAAGGAGCATTGCAACATGCAACCATATGATCCTTGTgatggaaaacaaaaaataaatgataggaagaagaggaggatgagggagagggaagagaaagaaagctgGAAGGTGATGGAGAGCATACAATGGCTAGCTGAAGTGGCATTGAGGGTAGAGCAAGGGAGAATGGAAGCTATGAGGGAGGTAGAGAGAATGAGGGCCCAAGCAGAGGCAAAGAAAGGAGAGATGGACTTGAAGCAAACTGAGATCATTGCCAACACTCAGTTGCAGATTGCAAAGCTCCTGGTTGGGAAAGATGATAATGTTGATTCGTCTTTGAGAATTGGGAGGGGTAAATGA
- the LOC103716928 gene encoding U-box domain-containing protein 4-like: protein MEVKRRTAESLVKRLNSAADADSAAEAIAEIRLLSKHDPEIRSLLADAGAVPILAARLLPGGGHNSPPSQENAAAALLNISISAGEGLMATPGLLDALAAALHPSSPTSAAAAQHAAATLYSLLTVDAYRPIIGSKRPLVASLIALLHVPNPPNRFIKDALKALFGVALYPLNRPAMVDLGVVPALFSLVVNDGRTGVVEDATAVIAQVAGCYESVDAFRNVAGVRVLVDLVDAGRGASGRASENAAAALLNLVMSGGEEAAADVREIEVAETALRELAGGGSSARAKSKAESLLKALDGGRGGRLQRFADFKTNSPPSSQLSTLSAATTVSN, encoded by the coding sequence ATGGAGGTCAAGCGCCGTACGGCCGAATCGCTGGTAAAGAGGCTGAATTCTGCGGCGGATGCCGACTCCGCCGCCGAAGCCATCGCAGAGATCCGCCTCCTCTCCAAGCACGACCCCGAGATCCGCTCCCTCCTCGCCGACGCCGGCGCCGTACCCATCCTCGCCGCCCGCCTCCTCCCCGGCGGCGGCCACAACTCCCCGCCCTCCCAGGAGAACGCCGCCGCCGCGCTCCTCAACATCTCCATCTCCGCCGGCGAGGGACTCATGGCCACCCCTGGCCTCCTCGATGCCCTCGCCGCCGCCCTCCACCCCTCCTCCCccacctccgccgccgccgcccagcACGCCGCCGCCACCCTCTACAGCCTCCTCACCGTCGACGCCTACCGCCCCATCATCGGATCCAAGCGCCCTCTCGTCGCCTCCCTCATCGCCCTCCTCCACGTCCCCAACCCCCCCAACCGCTTCATCAAGGACGCCCTCAAAGCCCTCTTCGGCGTCGCCCTATACCCCCTCAACCGCCCGGCAATGGTCGATCTTGGCGTCGTCCCGGCCCTCTTCTCCCTCGTCGTCAATGACGGCCGGACCGGCGTCGTGGAGGACGCCACGGCGGTGATCGCCCAGGTGGCGGGGTGCTACGAGAGCGTCGACGCCTTCCGGAACGTGGCCGGAGTTCGGGTTCTGGTGGATCTGGTGGACGCCGGCAGGGGGGCGAGCGGAAGAGCGAGCGAGAACGCGGCGGCGGCGCTGCTGAACCTGGTGATGAGCGGTGGGGAGGAGGCGGCCGCGGACGTGCGGGAGATCGAGGTGGCGGAAACCGCCCTCAGGGAGCTCGCCGGCGGCGGCTCGAGCGCGAGGGCCAAGAGCAAGGCCGAGTCGCTGCTTAAGGCTTTAGACggcggacgcgggggccgactGCAACGGTTCGCCGATTTCAAGACGAATTCGCCACCTTCGTCGCAGCTTTCCACTTTGTCCGCCGCTACTACTGTCAGTAATTAG